A single region of the Desulfurellaceae bacterium genome encodes:
- a CDS encoding SDR family oxidoreductase: GSKGAVIAMTRIGASQLAKHNINVNAICPGATRTSLYDRVMEQLTEREGISEDEAIARMDASIPLKRSNTPDDIANMAAFLASDEARNITGQSFNVDGGLMWD, encoded by the coding sequence CGGCTCCAAGGGGGCGGTCATTGCCATGACCCGCATCGGCGCCTCGCAGCTGGCCAAGCACAACATCAACGTCAACGCCATCTGCCCCGGCGCGACCCGCACCAGCCTGTACGACCGGGTGATGGAGCAGCTCACCGAGCGTGAGGGCATCAGCGAGGACGAGGCGATTGCCCGCATGGACGCCTCCATTCCACTCAAGCGCTCCAACACCCCGGACGACATTGCCAATATGGCCGCCTTCCTGGCCTCGGACGAAGCCCGGAATATCACCGGCCAGTCCTTCAATGTCGATGGCGGCCTGATGTGGGACTGA